A portion of the Thiohalorhabdus denitrificans genome contains these proteins:
- a CDS encoding PAS domain-containing sensor histidine kinase, producing the protein MADEESPSGKENSLRQRARERLGARGTDVSVMSLADTQALVEELQVHQEELAIQNEELQEIREALERARDRYRDLFQHAPVGYLILDTHGHILAANWQATELLGANRSEAEGRPFSGYVSPDSQDAWFLHRRALAREGGRQRTELVLAPVGDQPRIVRVETVPEAGLDAEEPRYRSALIDITQSKEDEEAILEGERRKDEFLALLGHELSNPLTPITSLSEHLLENWDQIDAERVREAVLIIRQQSHHLARMVEELLDLSRIKQGRLILRKTEVDAREIARQALDAVSPRLEEQRQVLEVALPESPLTTFADPTRLEQILSNLLRNACKFTPAGGTISLSGTREGEWVLFTVSDTGTGIPSEHLSGIFHDIGHKPYQDQDSGGLGLGLSLVRRLVELHEGQVEARSPGEGQGSTFRVWLPGR; encoded by the coding sequence ATGGCCGATGAGGAATCCCCCTCCGGCAAGGAGAATAGCCTGCGACAGCGGGCGCGCGAGCGCCTGGGCGCGCGGGGCACCGACGTTTCCGTGATGTCGCTGGCGGACACCCAGGCGCTGGTGGAGGAGCTCCAGGTCCACCAGGAGGAGCTGGCCATCCAGAACGAGGAGCTCCAGGAGATCCGGGAGGCCCTGGAGCGGGCCCGGGACCGCTATCGGGACCTCTTCCAGCACGCCCCGGTGGGCTACCTCATCCTGGACACCCACGGGCACATCCTGGCGGCCAACTGGCAGGCCACGGAGCTGCTGGGCGCCAACCGCAGCGAGGCGGAGGGGCGCCCCTTCTCAGGGTATGTGAGCCCCGACTCCCAGGACGCCTGGTTCCTCCACCGGCGGGCCCTGGCCCGGGAGGGGGGGCGCCAGCGGACCGAGCTGGTCCTGGCCCCCGTCGGTGACCAGCCGCGGATCGTGCGGGTGGAGACGGTCCCTGAAGCGGGCCTCGATGCGGAGGAGCCGCGCTACCGCAGCGCCCTCATCGACATCACCCAGAGCAAGGAGGACGAGGAGGCGATCCTGGAGGGGGAACGGCGCAAGGACGAGTTCCTGGCCCTGCTCGGCCACGAGCTTTCCAACCCCCTGACCCCCATCACCTCCCTGAGCGAGCATCTGCTGGAGAACTGGGACCAGATCGATGCCGAGCGGGTGCGGGAGGCGGTGCTGATCATCCGCCAGCAAAGCCACCACCTCGCCCGCATGGTGGAGGAGCTGCTGGATCTGAGCCGGATCAAGCAGGGGCGCCTCATCCTACGCAAGACGGAGGTGGATGCCCGCGAGATCGCCCGGCAGGCCCTGGATGCCGTTTCCCCCCGGCTCGAGGAGCAGCGGCAGGTGCTGGAGGTGGCGCTGCCCGAATCCCCCCTGACCACCTTCGCCGACCCCACCCGCCTGGAGCAGATCCTGAGCAACCTCCTCCGCAACGCCTGCAAGTTCACCCCTGCCGGGGGGACCATCAGCCTGTCGGGGACCCGCGAAGGGGAATGGGTGCTGTTCACTGTCAGCGATACGGGCACGGGGATCCCGTCCGAGCATCTGTCCGGGATCTTCCACGACATCGGCCATAAGCCCTACCAGGACCAGGATTCCGGCGGACTGGGGCTGGGGCTCTCCCTGGTGCGTCGCCTGGTGGAGCTGCACGAGGGACAGGTCGAGGCCCGCAGCCCGGGCGAAGGGCAGGGCTCCACATTCCGCGTCTGGCTGCCCGGCCGTTAA
- a CDS encoding chemotaxis protein CheB: MSQSPPEEAGPTPASFPVVGIGGSAGSLKALQELLETLPEKSGVAFVVVTHHPSGHRSMLPEILEQSCDLPVVEATGSTPLEADHVYIAIPDAGEWRLADGFLVREEAGTGEPEDSAPGGARRKSLPHAVDTFFRSLAAERGRQAAAIVLSGTGTDGTLGIKAIKAEGGMVMAQDPASAEFGGMPTSAINTNLVDYVLSPGDMGATLLPYLQGLVDRKSTATKELLDVPEKTLDRILESLRERTGNDFSGYKQSTLLRRLERRMHVHRIEDPEEYADYLARNPAETDLLFREVIISVTNFFRDPEAWEALADGFLPDQLRAAADEEREFRAWVIGCATGEEAYTLAILVTECMERLERRPPVQIFATDVDSMAIDTARGGRYAAGIAEDLTEERLARFFVAEQDAYRVSKEIRDMVVFAEHNALRDPPFTRLDLVSCRNLLIYLERDLQRELLPLFRHALRPLGLLFLGASESVDDFGEMFTVQNKRWRIYRAGPEEERHPLPMKPGQRPELPRTGHPGPAEGQGGEPSVDLTRNMEQLLANQFGPPSVLVNDRGEALFFHGRTGRFLEPARGPIQNQLLEMARPGLRAPLSKALRDVTSAGAEEAGQRVHLQADGEAEEVLLEVRLVRAPRALRGFRLVTFRTPAAAEPEGPEEAPREAPEPAERAPEDRVVQLERELEAARQDKQVTVEELQASNEELQSLNEELQSMNEELQSSNEELEVSKEEVESLNEELRSVNAELESRVQELSGVNDDLKNLLDSTELAIVFLDEDLQIKRFTEAARQLISLRPMDVGRPIQELTTELQYEALTEDAEEVLSTLVPKEVEVQSTSGHWFQARLRPYRTTQNQIGGLVCTFRDIQTTKRMEFREAYFRAIVQTVREPLLVLDPELRVQSANDGFYRVFGLRPQEVEGRHLFEMGGGQWDHPELRALLEEVLPTDESFQDFELTADFGDQGPERVWLNGRQLQRDTGEPELILLTMATANAPSP; the protein is encoded by the coding sequence ATGAGCCAGTCACCGCCGGAAGAGGCCGGTCCCACCCCCGCGTCCTTTCCCGTGGTAGGCATCGGTGGCTCGGCGGGGTCTCTCAAGGCCCTGCAGGAGCTGCTCGAAACCCTCCCCGAGAAGTCCGGCGTGGCGTTCGTCGTCGTGACCCACCACCCATCGGGCCACCGCAGCATGCTGCCCGAGATCCTCGAGCAGAGCTGCGACTTGCCGGTGGTGGAGGCGACAGGGAGTACCCCGCTGGAGGCCGACCACGTCTATATCGCCATCCCCGATGCGGGGGAATGGAGGCTGGCGGACGGTTTCCTGGTGCGGGAGGAGGCGGGTACCGGGGAGCCGGAGGATTCGGCCCCCGGTGGCGCGCGCCGCAAGAGCCTGCCCCACGCGGTGGATACCTTCTTCCGCTCCCTGGCGGCGGAGCGGGGGCGCCAAGCCGCGGCCATCGTGCTCTCCGGAACGGGGACGGACGGCACCCTGGGGATCAAGGCCATCAAGGCCGAGGGCGGCATGGTGATGGCCCAGGACCCCGCCTCCGCGGAGTTCGGGGGCATGCCCACCAGCGCCATCAACACCAATCTGGTGGATTACGTGCTGTCCCCGGGCGACATGGGCGCCACGCTGCTTCCCTATCTGCAGGGGCTCGTCGACCGCAAGTCCACGGCCACCAAGGAGCTGCTGGACGTTCCCGAGAAGACCCTGGACCGGATCCTGGAGAGCCTCCGCGAGCGCACCGGCAACGATTTCTCCGGCTACAAGCAGAGTACCCTCCTCCGGCGCCTCGAGCGGCGCATGCATGTGCACCGGATCGAGGATCCGGAGGAATACGCCGACTACCTCGCGCGCAATCCCGCGGAAACGGACCTCCTGTTCCGGGAGGTCATCATCAGCGTTACCAACTTCTTCCGGGACCCGGAGGCTTGGGAGGCCCTCGCCGATGGGTTCCTCCCCGATCAGCTCCGGGCGGCCGCGGACGAGGAGCGCGAGTTCCGGGCCTGGGTGATCGGCTGCGCCACCGGCGAGGAGGCCTATACTTTGGCCATCCTCGTCACCGAGTGTATGGAGCGCCTCGAGCGGAGGCCCCCGGTGCAGATCTTCGCCACGGACGTGGACTCCATGGCCATCGACACCGCACGGGGGGGGCGGTATGCGGCCGGGATCGCCGAGGACCTCACCGAGGAGCGGCTGGCCCGGTTTTTCGTCGCCGAGCAGGATGCCTACCGGGTCAGCAAGGAGATCCGGGACATGGTGGTGTTCGCCGAGCACAACGCCCTGCGCGATCCGCCCTTCACCCGCCTGGACCTGGTCAGCTGCCGCAACCTGCTGATCTACCTGGAGCGGGACCTGCAAAGGGAGCTCCTCCCCCTGTTCCGCCACGCCCTTCGGCCGTTGGGCCTGTTGTTCCTGGGCGCCTCGGAGTCCGTGGACGACTTCGGCGAGATGTTCACGGTGCAGAACAAGCGCTGGCGGATCTATCGCGCCGGCCCGGAGGAGGAGCGCCATCCGCTGCCCATGAAGCCGGGCCAGCGGCCCGAGCTTCCGCGCACGGGCCACCCCGGCCCGGCGGAGGGGCAGGGGGGAGAGCCCTCCGTGGACCTGACCCGGAATATGGAGCAGCTCCTCGCCAACCAGTTCGGCCCCCCGAGCGTTTTGGTGAACGACCGCGGGGAGGCCCTGTTCTTCCACGGCCGCACGGGCCGCTTCCTGGAGCCTGCCCGTGGCCCCATCCAGAACCAGCTCCTGGAGATGGCGCGCCCGGGCCTGCGCGCCCCGTTGAGCAAGGCGCTGCGCGATGTCACCAGCGCCGGGGCCGAGGAGGCGGGGCAGAGGGTCCACCTCCAGGCCGACGGGGAGGCCGAGGAGGTCCTTCTGGAAGTCCGGCTGGTTCGCGCCCCCCGCGCCCTGCGCGGATTCCGCCTGGTGACCTTCCGGACCCCGGCGGCCGCGGAGCCCGAAGGCCCGGAGGAGGCGCCGCGGGAAGCCCCGGAGCCGGCCGAGCGGGCCCCCGAGGACCGGGTCGTCCAGCTGGAGCGGGAGCTGGAGGCGGCCCGGCAGGACAAGCAGGTGACCGTGGAGGAGCTGCAGGCCTCCAACGAGGAGCTCCAGTCCCTCAATGAGGAGCTCCAGTCCATGAACGAGGAGCTGCAGAGCAGCAACGAGGAGCTCGAGGTCTCCAAGGAGGAGGTGGAGTCCCTCAACGAGGAGCTGCGCAGCGTCAACGCCGAGCTCGAGTCGCGCGTCCAGGAGCTTTCCGGCGTCAACGACGACCTGAAGAACCTGCTGGACAGCACGGAGCTGGCCATCGTGTTCCTGGACGAGGACCTGCAGATCAAGCGGTTCACGGAGGCGGCGCGCCAGCTGATCTCCCTGCGGCCCATGGACGTGGGGCGGCCCATTCAGGAGCTGACCACGGAGCTCCAGTACGAGGCCCTGACCGAGGACGCCGAGGAGGTGCTGAGCACGCTGGTCCCCAAGGAGGTGGAGGTGCAGAGCACCAGCGGCCACTGGTTCCAGGCGCGGCTGCGGCCCTACCGGACCACCCAGAACCAGATCGGCGGGCTGGTCTGCACCTTCCGGGACATCCAGACCACCAAGCGCATGGAATTCCGGGAAGCCTACTTCCGGGCCATCGTGCAGACGGTGCGGGAGCCCCTGCTGGTGCTGGACCCGGAGCTCCGGGTCCAGTCCGCCAACGACGGCTTCTACCGGGTGTTCGGGCTCCGGCCCCAGGAGGTGGAGGGCCGCCACCTGTTCGAGATGGGCGGGGGGCAATGGGATCACCCCGAGCTGCGGGCGCTGCTGGAGGAGGTGCTGCCCACCGACGAGAGCTTCCAGGACTTCGAGCTGACGGCCGATTTCGGGGACCAGGGGCCGGAGCGGGTCTGGCTGAACGGCCGGCAGCTCCAGCGGGATACCGGCGAGCCCGAGCTGATCCTGCTTACCATGGCGACGGCGAACGCGCCCTCTCCCTAG
- a CDS encoding TIGR00282 family metallophosphoesterase, with amino-acid sequence MNILFVGDIFGKPGRRIFRDEIDNLKQRLEVDLLIVNGENAAGGFGITEEMGEEILAKADVITSGNHIWDKKETQPYIGRQRRLLRPQNYPPTTPGRGWYIYESASGEPVGILNLMGRVFMDPVDCPFQTADRILAEKPDHVKTVFVDMHCETTSEKWAMGWHLARRVSVVVGTHTHVPTADERILKGHTGFISDVGMTGTYDSVIGVKKENVLKRMVHKLPERFEAASGPAELNSVLVQVDEETGACTSIRRIRVSEED; translated from the coding sequence ATGAATATTCTTTTTGTGGGCGACATTTTCGGCAAGCCCGGCCGCCGGATCTTCCGGGACGAGATCGACAACCTCAAGCAGCGCCTGGAGGTGGACCTGTTGATCGTCAACGGCGAGAACGCCGCCGGCGGCTTCGGCATCACCGAGGAGATGGGCGAGGAGATCCTGGCCAAGGCCGATGTGATCACCTCCGGCAACCACATCTGGGACAAGAAGGAGACCCAGCCCTACATCGGCCGCCAGCGGCGGCTGCTGCGCCCGCAGAACTACCCCCCGACGACGCCGGGGCGGGGCTGGTACATCTACGAGAGCGCGTCCGGCGAGCCGGTGGGCATCCTCAACCTCATGGGCCGGGTCTTCATGGACCCCGTGGACTGCCCCTTCCAGACCGCCGACCGCATCCTGGCCGAGAAGCCGGACCACGTGAAGACCGTGTTCGTGGACATGCACTGTGAGACCACCAGCGAGAAGTGGGCCATGGGCTGGCACCTGGCGAGGCGCGTCTCCGTGGTGGTGGGTACCCACACCCACGTGCCCACCGCCGACGAGCGCATCCTCAAGGGCCACACCGGCTTCATCTCCGACGTGGGCATGACCGGCACCTACGACTCCGTGATCGGCGTGAAGAAGGAGAACGTCCTCAAGCGCATGGTCCACAAGCTGCCCGAGCGCTTCGAGGCCGCCAGCGGCCCGGCGGAGCTGAACTCCGTGCTGGTCCAGGTGGACGAGGAAACCGGCGCCTGCACCAGCATCCGCCGCATCCGGGTTAGCGAGGAGGACTAG
- the rny gene encoding ribonuclease Y, translated as METLIGLAVGLLLGAASTGAGMYIRSRRSRRALEDRLAEERQRLEEDLERNLLRREQEIREEAERKAEERAEAREAEASKRLEEVSERERESREREEKVIRKLEALDEKETHLVERENRLEQEKKDLENRRREVDQLEEERKKRLEEVSGYSLEDARKELVSVLKDDARREAESYVREVEADAKSRAQAKAIEVMATAIQRWAGEYVAERTVSVVNLPGDEMKGRIIGREGRNIRALERELGVDIIVDDTPGAVVVSCFNPMRRTIAVRVLEELVEDGRIHPERIEKAVKKQQETMDAEVKEAGENALMDADVHGVPEDLVNIVGQLKFRTSYTQNVLHHSVEVAHFAGIMAGELGLDPVLARRAGLLHDIGKAVDHEHEGGHAAIGGDLGRKYKEKAEVVNAIEGHHFDVDAISPYTPLIHAADALSAARPGARREQMTSYIKRLEELEEIAGRFPGVAQAYALQAGRELRVIARQDEMDDQGAFLLSRKIAHEIEDELTYPGEIKVTVIRETRATEVAH; from the coding sequence GTGGAAACCTTGATCGGACTGGCCGTCGGCCTGCTCCTGGGAGCGGCGTCGACGGGCGCAGGGATGTATATACGCTCCCGCCGGTCCCGCCGGGCGCTGGAGGACCGCCTCGCCGAGGAGCGGCAGCGCCTGGAGGAGGACCTTGAGCGCAACCTCCTGCGGCGGGAGCAGGAGATCCGTGAGGAGGCGGAGCGCAAGGCCGAGGAGCGGGCCGAGGCCCGGGAGGCGGAGGCCAGCAAGCGCCTGGAAGAGGTGAGCGAGCGCGAGCGGGAGAGCCGGGAGCGCGAGGAGAAGGTCATCCGCAAGCTGGAGGCCCTCGACGAGAAGGAAACCCACCTGGTCGAGCGGGAGAACCGCCTGGAGCAGGAGAAGAAGGACCTGGAGAACCGGCGCCGGGAGGTGGACCAGCTCGAGGAGGAGCGCAAGAAGCGCCTGGAGGAGGTGAGCGGCTACAGCCTGGAGGACGCCCGCAAGGAGCTGGTTTCCGTCCTGAAGGACGACGCCCGCCGCGAGGCCGAGAGCTACGTCCGCGAGGTGGAGGCCGACGCCAAGTCGCGCGCCCAGGCCAAGGCCATCGAGGTCATGGCCACGGCCATCCAGCGCTGGGCAGGGGAGTACGTGGCCGAGCGCACGGTATCGGTGGTCAACCTGCCCGGCGACGAGATGAAGGGCCGCATCATCGGCCGCGAGGGCCGCAACATCCGCGCCCTGGAGCGCGAGCTGGGCGTGGACATCATCGTCGACGACACCCCCGGGGCGGTGGTGGTCTCCTGCTTCAACCCCATGCGCCGCACCATCGCCGTGCGCGTCCTGGAGGAGCTGGTGGAGGACGGCCGCATCCACCCGGAGCGCATCGAAAAGGCGGTGAAGAAGCAGCAGGAGACCATGGACGCCGAGGTCAAGGAGGCCGGGGAGAACGCCCTCATGGACGCCGACGTCCACGGGGTGCCCGAGGACCTGGTGAACATCGTCGGCCAGCTCAAGTTCCGCACCAGCTACACCCAGAACGTGCTGCACCATTCCGTGGAGGTGGCCCATTTCGCCGGCATCATGGCCGGCGAGCTGGGGCTGGACCCGGTCCTGGCCCGGCGCGCGGGCCTGCTCCACGACATCGGCAAGGCGGTGGACCACGAGCACGAGGGCGGCCACGCGGCCATCGGCGGCGACCTGGGGCGCAAGTACAAGGAGAAGGCCGAGGTGGTCAACGCCATCGAGGGCCACCATTTCGACGTGGACGCCATCTCCCCCTACACGCCGCTCATCCACGCCGCCGACGCCCTGTCCGCCGCCCGCCCGGGCGCGCGCCGGGAGCAGATGACCAGCTACATCAAGCGCCTGGAGGAACTGGAGGAGATCGCCGGCCGCTTCCCCGGCGTGGCCCAGGCCTACGCCCTGCAGGCGGGGCGGGAGCTGCGGGTGATCGCCCGCCAGGACGAGATGGACGACCAGGGCGCGTTCCTGCTCTCGCGCAAGATCGCCCACGAGATCGAGGACGAGCTCACCTATCCCGGCGAGATCAAGGTGACGGTGATCCGGGAGACCCGGGCCACCGAGGTGGCCCATTAG
- a CDS encoding 5-formyltetrahydrofolate cyclo-ligase, whose translation MHNESSATKKRRIRKEVRKARRALSRREVRRKSQAAARFVARTGAFHRAERVAFYLAADGELDPRYLVERARKLGKHCFLPVIDTKLGGRLAFAPYTPDTPLQPNRFGIPEPAVPRAFWVGPRRLDVIYAPLVAFTPEGGRLGMGGGFYDRTLAHRRHLTLWRRPRVFGLALELQKREWLPEEPWDIPVDGVASEAGLYPGWSSFR comes from the coding sequence ATGCATAACGAATCGAGCGCCACCAAGAAGCGGCGGATCCGCAAGGAGGTGCGCAAGGCCCGCCGGGCCTTGTCCCGCCGCGAGGTTCGCCGCAAGAGCCAGGCGGCGGCTCGGTTCGTGGCCCGCACGGGGGCCTTCCACCGGGCGGAACGGGTGGCCTTCTACCTGGCCGCCGACGGGGAGCTGGATCCCCGCTACCTGGTGGAGCGCGCCCGGAAGCTGGGCAAGCACTGCTTCCTGCCGGTGATCGACACCAAGCTCGGGGGCCGGCTGGCCTTCGCCCCCTACACGCCCGACACCCCCCTGCAGCCCAACCGGTTCGGCATCCCCGAGCCCGCCGTGCCCCGCGCCTTCTGGGTGGGCCCGCGGCGGCTCGACGTGATCTACGCCCCCCTGGTGGCCTTCACCCCGGAGGGCGGCCGGCTCGGCATGGGCGGCGGCTTCTACGACCGCACCCTGGCCCACCGCCGCCACCTGACGCTGTGGCGGCGGCCGCGGGTGTTCGGCCTGGCCCTGGAGCTGCAGAAACGGGAATGGCTCCCCGAGGAGCCGTGGGACATCCCGGTGGACGGGGTCGCCAGCGAGGCGGGCCTGTACCCGGGATGGAGCAGTTTTCGTTGA
- a CDS encoding cell division protein ZapA — protein MKKDGTETVPVVILGKEYPVRCPANERDRLERLARFVDEKMREVRDSGAALGTDRVAVVTALNIANELFEVQDRRREEAEEVGARTSRMLETVQRLLDEESDEDGLADRTAE, from the coding sequence ATGAAAAAGGACGGCACCGAAACCGTACCGGTCGTGATCCTGGGCAAGGAGTATCCGGTCCGGTGTCCGGCCAACGAGCGGGACCGCCTGGAGCGGCTGGCCCGGTTCGTGGACGAGAAGATGCGGGAGGTGCGCGATTCCGGGGCCGCCCTGGGCACCGACCGGGTCGCGGTGGTGACCGCGCTGAATATCGCCAACGAGCTGTTCGAGGTACAGGACAGGCGACGCGAGGAGGCGGAAGAGGTAGGAGCCCGGACTTCCCGGATGCTGGAGACGGTCCAGCGCCTCTTGGACGAGGAGAGCGACGAGGACGGGCTCGCCGACCGAACAGCCGAATAG
- a CDS encoding cell division protein ZapB yields MRDRLAQLEAELARLAAEVQDLRAERDRLKRELESGEALRGQVEGLRQRNQDLEAERGRLRERLAALLRRVDGAIAGGE; encoded by the coding sequence GTGCGTGATAGGCTGGCGCAGCTCGAGGCCGAGCTGGCCCGATTGGCGGCGGAAGTCCAAGACCTGCGGGCGGAACGGGATCGCTTGAAGCGCGAGCTGGAGTCGGGCGAGGCCCTCCGCGGGCAGGTGGAGGGACTGCGGCAACGCAACCAGGACCTGGAGGCGGAGCGCGGCCGGCTGCGCGAGCGGTTGGCGGCCCTCCTCCGCCGGGTGGACGGGGCGATCGCGGGCGGCGAATGA
- a CDS encoding UvrD-helicase domain-containing protein gives MVAAHDPHRLPGLSGMEGLNPQQRSAVLTTSGPLLVLAGAGSGKTRVITAKIAHLVENEGLPARSIIAVTFTNKAAREMEGRVRERLAGGSARGLTVSTFHRLGMKILQREIKRLGYREPFSIFDTEDQIGLVRGLMQETGNFGATQPDEVRGRISAWKNDLVGPEAALEQAANDDDLRAARVYARYQESLHAHNAVDFDDLIGLPVRLFEEHPDVADRWRERCRHLLVDEFQDINGAQYALMRKLAGENGSFTVVGDDDQSIYAWRGASPELLNHLQGDYPGLQVVKLEQNYRCSGRILNAANCLIANNPHLFEKRLWSDRGGGEAIQVLEAKDAEHEAERVISALLRHRFQNASRYGDYAILYRSNHQSRELERALRDQGIPYQLYGGMSFFDRAEIRDVVAYLRLLANPDDDMAFLRAVNTPRRGVGAESLERLAGLASEAGASLCAAAGDPALRDQLPKRAAAGLAEFAGLIDNYGARCDNEDPGQAARDLVEEIAYKDFIAERAESDKGAERRAGNVDNLLNWLDRFREDNEDTEDDVMGGFVRRLTLLSALDRQEDAEEADGVHLMTLHTAKGLEFPYVFLVGMEEEILPHRNSLEAGSLEEERRLAYVGLTRAQYGLTLSWARSRRRYGETLECEPSRFLDELPAEELRFDRLEAEDPEENQALGAASLDQMRNLLN, from the coding sequence GTGGTGGCAGCGCATGATCCGCATCGGCTCCCCGGATTGAGCGGCATGGAGGGGCTCAATCCGCAGCAGCGCAGCGCCGTGCTCACCACCTCCGGGCCCCTGCTGGTGCTGGCGGGGGCGGGCTCGGGCAAGACCCGAGTCATCACCGCCAAGATCGCCCACTTGGTGGAGAACGAGGGCCTGCCGGCGCGCTCCATCATCGCCGTCACCTTCACCAACAAGGCCGCCCGGGAGATGGAGGGCCGCGTCCGCGAGCGCCTGGCGGGCGGCTCGGCGCGCGGGCTCACCGTGTCCACCTTCCACCGCCTGGGCATGAAGATCCTGCAGCGGGAGATCAAGCGGCTTGGCTACCGCGAGCCCTTCTCCATCTTCGACACCGAGGACCAGATCGGCCTGGTGCGCGGGCTCATGCAGGAGACGGGCAACTTCGGCGCCACCCAGCCCGACGAGGTGCGCGGGCGCATCTCGGCGTGGAAGAACGACCTGGTGGGCCCGGAGGCCGCCCTGGAGCAGGCGGCCAACGACGACGACCTCCGCGCAGCGCGGGTCTACGCCCGCTACCAGGAATCCCTGCACGCCCACAACGCCGTGGACTTCGACGACCTCATCGGCCTGCCGGTGCGGCTGTTCGAGGAGCACCCCGACGTGGCCGACCGCTGGCGGGAGCGCTGCCGCCACCTGCTGGTGGACGAGTTCCAGGACATCAACGGCGCCCAGTACGCCCTCATGCGCAAGCTGGCGGGGGAGAACGGCAGCTTCACGGTGGTGGGCGACGACGACCAGTCCATCTACGCCTGGCGCGGCGCCTCGCCGGAGCTGCTTAATCACCTGCAGGGGGACTACCCGGGCCTGCAGGTGGTCAAGCTGGAGCAGAACTACCGCTGCAGCGGGCGCATCCTGAACGCCGCCAACTGCCTGATCGCCAACAACCCCCACCTGTTCGAGAAGCGGCTGTGGTCGGACCGCGGCGGGGGCGAGGCCATCCAGGTGCTGGAGGCCAAGGACGCCGAGCACGAGGCGGAGCGGGTGATCTCCGCGCTGCTGCGCCACCGTTTCCAGAACGCCAGCCGCTACGGCGACTACGCCATCCTCTACCGCTCCAACCACCAGTCCCGCGAGCTGGAGCGGGCCCTGCGCGACCAGGGCATCCCCTACCAGCTCTACGGCGGCATGTCCTTCTTCGACCGCGCCGAGATCCGCGACGTGGTGGCCTACCTGCGGCTGCTGGCCAACCCCGACGACGACATGGCCTTCCTGCGGGCGGTGAACACCCCGCGGCGCGGCGTGGGGGCGGAGAGCCTGGAGCGCCTGGCCGGGCTGGCCAGCGAGGCGGGGGCGAGCCTGTGCGCCGCCGCCGGCGACCCGGCCCTGCGCGACCAGCTGCCCAAGCGGGCGGCCGCCGGGCTGGCGGAGTTCGCCGGCCTCATCGACAACTACGGCGCCCGCTGCGACAACGAGGATCCGGGCCAGGCGGCCCGCGATCTGGTGGAGGAGATCGCCTACAAGGACTTCATCGCCGAGCGCGCCGAGAGCGACAAGGGCGCCGAGCGCCGCGCGGGCAACGTGGACAATCTCCTCAACTGGCTGGACCGCTTCCGCGAGGACAACGAGGACACCGAGGACGACGTCATGGGCGGGTTCGTGCGCCGCCTCACTTTGCTGTCCGCCCTGGACCGCCAGGAGGACGCGGAGGAGGCCGACGGCGTGCACCTGATGACCCTGCACACCGCCAAGGGCCTGGAGTTCCCCTACGTCTTCCTGGTGGGCATGGAGGAGGAGATCCTGCCGCACCGCAACAGCCTGGAGGCGGGCTCGCTGGAGGAGGAGAGGCGGCTGGCCTACGTGGGCCTCACCCGTGCACAATATGGCCTCACGCTCTCCTGGGCGCGCAGCCGCCGGCGCTACGGCGAGACCCTGGAGTGCGAGCCGTCCCGGTTCCTCGACGAGCTCCCCGCCGAGGAGCTGCGCTTCGACCGCCTGGAGGCCGAGGACCCCGAGGAGAACCAGGCCCTGGGCGCCGCCAGCCTCGATCAGATGCGCAATCTGCTGAACTAA